One window from the genome of Anguilla rostrata isolate EN2019 chromosome 5, ASM1855537v3, whole genome shotgun sequence encodes:
- the mmaa gene encoding methylmalonic aciduria type A protein, mitochondrial isoform X1: protein MGPSKVLCVLHRASMFSPAWTACLGRSVGCKVALDLGRPASLAAQQRRRYCMQSALNPHMGELTDRESRVLARLYEGLVTGQRACLAESITLVETQHPRKRELAQVLLQRVLAHRRQQEQLNGGNPLAFRIGLSGPPGAGKSSFIEVFGKMLTGSGHKVSVLAVDPSSCTTGGSLMGDKTRMTELSRDMQAFIRPSPTSGTLGGVTRTTNEAIVLCEGAGYDIVLVETVGVGQSEFAVADMVDMFVLLIPPAGGDELQGIKRGIIEMADMVVVTKADGDLLVPARRIQAEYTSALKLLRKKSKTWNPKVARLSSLTGEGVPELWARMQEFRAAALRGGQLQARRRSQQKVWMWSLIQENVLRHFRDHPAVRDALPSLEDRVTRGDISPGLAADLLLRAFSSAQ from the exons ATGGGACCTTCAAAGGTCTTGTGTGTGCTTCACCGTGCAAGCATGTTTTCACCTGCGTGGACTGCATGCCTCGGCCGCTCTGTGGGCTGTAAGGTGGCTTTGGATCTGGGCCGGCCAGCATCACTGGCCGCGCAGCAGCGACGGCGCTACTGCATGCAGTCAGCCCTCAATCCTCACATGGGCGAGCTGACGGACAGGGAGAGCAGGGTCCTGGCGCGGCTATACGAGGGACTCGTGACGGGGCAGAGGGCCTGTCTGGCGGAGTCCATAACCCTGGTGGAGACCCAGCACCCTCGGAAGAGGGAGCTGGCGCAGGTTCTGCTCCAAAGAGTCCTCGCCCACCGGCGCCAACAGGAGCAACTTAACGGAGGGAACCCTTTGGCTTTTAGAATAG GGCTGTCGGGTCCCCCAGGGGCAGGCAAGTCTTCCTTCATTGAGGTGTTTGGGAAAATGCTGACTGGAAGTGGCCACAAAGTTTCAGTTTTGGCCGTAGACCCCTCCTCCTGCACTACAGGCG GGTCTTTAATGGGCGATAAGACCCGCATGACAGAGCTGTCTAGGGACATGCAGGCCTTCATCCGACCGTCCCCCACGTCCGGCACGCTGGGAGGGGTCACCAGGACCACCAATGAGGCCATAGTTCTGTGTGAAGGAGCCGGGTACGATATAGTTTTAGTGGAAACAGTAG GCGTGGGCCAATCAGAGTTTGCAGTTGCAGACATGGTGGATATGTTTGTTTTACTGAttccacctgcagggggcgatgAACTGCAG GGGATCAAGAGAGGGATCATTGAAATGGCTGACATGGTCGTGGTCACCAAAGCAGACGGAGATTTGCTGGTTCCTGCACGCAGGATACAAGCTGAGTATACCAGCGCCCTGAAGCTGCTAAGGAAAAAGTCCAAAACATGGAACCCAAAG GTGGCGCGGCTGTCGTCGCTGACGGGCGAGGGCGTGCCGGAGCTCTGGGCCCGCATGCAGGAGTTCCGGGCGGCGGCGCTGCGCGGCGGGCAGCTGCAGGCCCGGAGGCGGAGCCAGCAGAAGGTGTGGATGTGGAGCCTGATCCAGGAGAACGTCCTGCGCCACTTCCGGGACCACCCCGCCGTCAGGGACGCCCTGCCGTCGCTGGAGGACCGCGTGACCCGCGGGGACATCTCCCCCGGCCTGGCGGCCGACCTGCTGCTCCGGGCCTTCTCCTCGGCGCAGTGA
- the mmaa gene encoding methylmalonic aciduria type A protein, mitochondrial isoform X2, translating to MGPSKVLCVLHRASMFSPAWTACLGRSVGCKVALDLGRPASLAAQQRRRYCMQSALNPHMGELTDRESRVLARLYEGLVTGQRACLAESITLVETQHPRKRELAQVLLQRVLAHRRQQEQLNGGNPLAFRIGLSGPPGAGKSSFIEVFGKMLTGSGHKVSVLAVDPSSCTTGGSLMGDKTRMTELSRDMQAFIRPSPTSGTLGGVTRTTNEAIVLCEGAGYDIVLVETVGGDELQGIKRGIIEMADMVVVTKADGDLLVPARRIQAEYTSALKLLRKKSKTWNPKVARLSSLTGEGVPELWARMQEFRAAALRGGQLQARRRSQQKVWMWSLIQENVLRHFRDHPAVRDALPSLEDRVTRGDISPGLAADLLLRAFSSAQ from the exons ATGGGACCTTCAAAGGTCTTGTGTGTGCTTCACCGTGCAAGCATGTTTTCACCTGCGTGGACTGCATGCCTCGGCCGCTCTGTGGGCTGTAAGGTGGCTTTGGATCTGGGCCGGCCAGCATCACTGGCCGCGCAGCAGCGACGGCGCTACTGCATGCAGTCAGCCCTCAATCCTCACATGGGCGAGCTGACGGACAGGGAGAGCAGGGTCCTGGCGCGGCTATACGAGGGACTCGTGACGGGGCAGAGGGCCTGTCTGGCGGAGTCCATAACCCTGGTGGAGACCCAGCACCCTCGGAAGAGGGAGCTGGCGCAGGTTCTGCTCCAAAGAGTCCTCGCCCACCGGCGCCAACAGGAGCAACTTAACGGAGGGAACCCTTTGGCTTTTAGAATAG GGCTGTCGGGTCCCCCAGGGGCAGGCAAGTCTTCCTTCATTGAGGTGTTTGGGAAAATGCTGACTGGAAGTGGCCACAAAGTTTCAGTTTTGGCCGTAGACCCCTCCTCCTGCACTACAGGCG GGTCTTTAATGGGCGATAAGACCCGCATGACAGAGCTGTCTAGGGACATGCAGGCCTTCATCCGACCGTCCCCCACGTCCGGCACGCTGGGAGGGGTCACCAGGACCACCAATGAGGCCATAGTTCTGTGTGAAGGAGCCGGGTACGATATAGTTTTAGTGGAAACAGTAG ggggcgatgAACTGCAG GGGATCAAGAGAGGGATCATTGAAATGGCTGACATGGTCGTGGTCACCAAAGCAGACGGAGATTTGCTGGTTCCTGCACGCAGGATACAAGCTGAGTATACCAGCGCCCTGAAGCTGCTAAGGAAAAAGTCCAAAACATGGAACCCAAAG GTGGCGCGGCTGTCGTCGCTGACGGGCGAGGGCGTGCCGGAGCTCTGGGCCCGCATGCAGGAGTTCCGGGCGGCGGCGCTGCGCGGCGGGCAGCTGCAGGCCCGGAGGCGGAGCCAGCAGAAGGTGTGGATGTGGAGCCTGATCCAGGAGAACGTCCTGCGCCACTTCCGGGACCACCCCGCCGTCAGGGACGCCCTGCCGTCGCTGGAGGACCGCGTGACCCGCGGGGACATCTCCCCCGGCCTGGCGGCCGACCTGCTGCTCCGGGCCTTCTCCTCGGCGCAGTGA